ATGTTCCTCCGCAACCACGACGAGCTCACGCTCGAGATGGTGACGGACGAGGAGCGAGACTACATGTACCGCGAGTACGCCGCCGACCCCAGGATGCGCATCAACCTGGGGATCCGTCGGCGTCTCGCGCCCCTGATGGACAACGATCGCCGCAAGATCGAGCTACTGAACTCGATCCTGTTCACCATGCCGGGCTCGCCCATCATCTACTACGGAGACGAGCTGGGCATGGGAGACAACATCTACGTCGGTGACCGCGACGGGGTGCGGACGCCGATGCAGTGGTCTCCCGACCGGAACGCCGGCTTCTCCCGGGCCGAGGCAGCGCGGCTCTACCTGCCAGTCATCATCGACTCCGTCTACGGATATCAGGCGATCAATGTCGAGGCGCAGCAGCGCTCACCGTTCTCGCTGTTGAACTGGATGAAGCGGCTCATCCAGGTCAGGAAGCAACACCAGGCTTTCGGGCGAGGCTCCATCGAGTTCCTGGAGCCCAGCAATCCCCACGTTCTCGCCTACGTTCGCGAGTACGAAGGCGACGCGATCCTGGTGGTGAACAACCTCGCCGGGACCGCGCAGATGGTGCAGCTGGAGCTCCCGCGCTTCCGCGGCTGTGTTCCCGTGGAGATGCTGGGCCACACCGAGTTCCTGCAGATCGACGAGTCGCCCTACGCCCTCACCCTGAGCCCCTACGGCTTCTTCTGGTTCTCGCTGCGCCGGGTTCCCGCGCCCGGCGAGAAGGAAGAAGAGGTCATCGCGCGGACGTGGTCTGAGCAGGATGCGGAGCTGCTGGAGCACACCGCCTCCGTTGCCGGGATCGTGGGGTCGATTCCCATCGAGTGGCTCCGTGCGCAGCGGTGGTTCCGCGGTAAGGCGCGCGAAGTCGTGGGAATCGAGCTCGCCGACCACGTGCTTTTGCGCCCCGACAACGGCCCTCCCACGCTGCTCGCCTTCATCCGCGTGCGCTACGCGGAAGAGGATCCGGAGATCTACACGCTCGCGCTGAGCATCCGCGCTCCCGCCGCGGGCATCGAGCCGCTTCTCACCATCTCCGTGGGCAGTCGGGAGGTGAAATTCTATGACGCGCTGCAGGATCCCGATTCGGTCCTGATGCTGGTGGATCTGGTCGAGTCGACCGGCAAGCTCGCCACCTCCAAGGGCTCGCTGCAGGGTACCCCCACCGAGGCGCTCAACCGCCTGGTCGGCTCGCGGCTCCCCGTCCGCCTCATGTCGGCGGAGCAGAGCAACACGTCGGTGATCCTGGGTGAGCGCCTACTGCTCAAGGTCTTCCGGAAGCTCGAGGACGGCATCAACCCCGACCTCGAGATCTCGACCTACCTGCAGGAGCATACAGGCTTCCAGGCGCACCCCACGCTGGCCGGATGGATCGGATACGAAGGGGAGCAGAACGCCCCGCTGGCGGGCCTCTTCGAATTCGTGGAGAACACGGGAGATGCCTGGGCATACACGCGCAAGAACCTCGATCGCTTCTTCCAGGCCGCGAGCCGGAGCGCTGCCGACCCGCTCTCTCCGCTGGGCCGCGAGGCGCTCCGCCGAATGAGTGGGGAATACCTCGATGCGGCCCGCAACCTGGGAGAGTTGACCGGTGAGATGCACCAGGCGCTCGCCTCGGGTGAGGGAGGAGATCCCGATTTCGATCCTGAGCCGATCGGACCGGATGATGTCGCGCGCTGGAGCGAAGAGTTCGTCCGGCACGTCGACGACATCCTCTCGGCAGTCGGCAGACGGCTCGAGGCGATTCCCGGTGTCTTCCCGCCGCACGTCCTCAACGCCCTCGCGGCGGTGGTGAACGAGGCTCCGAACTACCGAGAGCTGGGCAGAGATATCGAGCTTCTCCACGCGGCGGGATTGGTGAAGACCCGGTATCACGGCGATTTCCATCTCGGGCAGCTTCTCCGCGTGGCCGGGGAATCTCCGCTGCGTTGGGTGGTGACGGACTTCGAGGGAGAGCCAGGGAGACCGCTGGCCACCCGTCGGTCCAAACACTCCCCGCTGCGCGACGTCGCAGGAATGCTTCGCTCCTTCGACTACGCCGTGCGGACGGCGATCGTCGATCATCTCACCGACAGCATTCTCGTCCGGTCTACACTGGAGAACTGGGCCGAGGCATGGCTGCGGGAGGTACGCGCGACCTTCCTGGCGGCCTATCGGCAGGAAACGGAGGGGGCGCCCTTCGTGCCCGAGGATTCCGAGCATCTCCGTCGGATCCTCCGCGTCTTTGAGCTGGAGAAGGCGATCTACGAGCTCGGCTACGAGATGAACAATCGGCCCGATTGGATCTGGGTCCCGGTGGCGGGCATTCGCGAGCTGACCGGAGGAATGGTTTGACGCCCGTCATCTACAACCTCTTCCAGCGGCTCGTGGGGCCCACCACCCGCTGGGCCGAGCACGCCGGGCGCGCCGCGGCGATGGGTTTTAACTGGCTGTACCTGAACCCGTGGCACTACCCCGGCTTTTCCGGAAGCCTGTACGCGCCGAAAGAGTTCTTTCGCCTCAACCCGCTCTTCACGCCGCCCGGATCCGACGGGTATGATCTCACGCCGCTACGCGAGGCGCTGGCGGCGGTACAGGCACTCGGGCTCGTGCCCATGATGGACCTGGTGGTGAATCACACCTCCAAGGACGCCCTGCTCGCGGAGCAGCACCCCACCTGGTACGTCCGCGACGAGTCCGGGGAGCTGGTCAGCCCGTTCGTGGTCGACCCGGACGATCCATCCAAGGTGACCGTCTGGGGCGATCTCGCCGAGATCGACAACGCCGGCTCGCCGGATCGAAAGGCGCTGTGGGAGTACTGGGCGAACCTCGTGCGCGAGTCGATCCGCCTCGGCTTTGGCGGATTCCGCTGCGACGCGGCCTACAAGGTGCCCGCCGAGCTCTGGCGCTTCCTCATCGAGGCCGCGCGCGACGTCGATCCCGGCGTACGGTTCTTCGCCGAGACGCTCGGAGCTCCCGTGGAAGACGTACTCGCGCTGCGTCAGGCCGGCTTCGACTTCATCTTCAACTCCACCAAATGGTGGAACTTCAGCGATCGGTGGGCGATCGAGCAGCACGAGCGCTTCCGCGGCGTGGCGCCCTCCATCTCCTTCCCGGAAACCCACGACACCCCGCGACTGGCTGCGGAGAGCGGCGGAAGTGAGGCCGTGCAGCGGCAGCGGTACGCCTTCGCCGCAGGGTTCTCCGCGGGCGTAATGATGCCGGTAGGCTATGAGTTCGGCTTCCGGCGCCAGGTGAACGTGGTGCACACGATGCCATCGGACTGGGAAGTTCCCCGCTTCGACCTGCGCTCCTTCATCGCCCGGGTGAACCGCCTGAAGCTGTCGACTCCCGCACTGCAAGGAGAGCCGGCGCTGCGCACCCCCTGGGGACTGATCGGAGACGTGCTCCTGCTCGAGCGAACTGTGGAAGGAGCCGGCCAGGAGCCACTCACTGCCTGGATTCTGGTGAACAAGCGCGTGGATGCGGAATTCGACGTGCGCCTCGCCGATGTGGCCGGGCCTTCTCACCGGCTGCACCGGGTATGTCGGGACGACGGACCGACCGAGGGAGAGGCCCTGCCGGAGAGCGTGCATCTCGCCGGCGCGGAGGTCGTGTATGTCCTCCCTGCCTGAGCTCCATACGATTCCGGCAAGCCCATGAACTCCTCCGGCGCCCGGCGATCCGGCTTGCCGCTGCTCGACGACGGCCGTCTGAGCGGCGTGCTGCTGCATCCGACCTCGCTACCCGCGCCGGGCGGAGTGGGAAACATCGGAGCCGCGGCACATCGCTTCATAGAGTGGCTCGCCGCCGCCGGCCAATCGTTCTGGCAGATTCTGCCACTCGTGGATACTGACGAAGGGGGCTCCCCCTACAACGGCCTTTCGGCGGTTGCGGGAAACACGGTGCTCATCGACCTGCAGGAGCTGGTCATCGAGGGCCTTCTCGATCCGGGGGAGTTGGAAGAAGATCACCCTGCTTCGGATACCGTCGATTACCCGGCAGTCATGCGCCAGAAGGGCAAGCTGCTGGGGCTCGCCTTTCGGCGCCTGCGGTCACTGCCCTGGCACCGGCTGCACCTTCCGCTGCGGGAGTATCGCGCGCGGCAGGCGCACTGGATCGAGGACTACGCCCTCTTTCGCTCGTTACGCGACCGCGACGGCGCGCCGTGGACCGGCTGGCGCCCCGAGCTCAGGGGGCGCCAGGCCGACGCGCTGCGAGCCGCGCGGGAGGAGCTCGAGGAGGAGATCGCGCGCTGCGTCTTCCAGCAGTTCCTCTTTGATCGCCAGTGGGCGGCCGTCCGTACGCACGCCCACGAGAACGGCATCGCCATCATCGGCGACATTCCCATCTTCGTCGCGCACGACAGCGCCGATGTCTGGGCGCACCAGGACCTCTTCCGGCTGGATTCCGACGGCCATCCCACGGTGGTGTCGGGAGTGCCGCCGGACTATTTCAGCAAGACGGGCCAGCGCTGGGGAAACCCGCTGTTCAACTGGGACGTGATGAGGGGGAGTGGATATGCCTGGTGGATCGAGCGCTTCCGGCGTACGCTGGAGTGGGTCGACGTGGTGCGGATCGACCATTTTCGAGGCTTCCAGGCCTACTGGGAGATCCCGGCGGAGGAAGAAACCGCCGTGCACGGTGCGTGGAAGGAGGGCCCGGGCGCTGAGTTCTTCCGAGCGATGCAGCAGCGGCTGGGCGCGGTGCCCGTGATCGCCGAGGACCTCGGCCTCATCACTCCAGAGGTCGACGCGCTGCGAACGGAGCTGGGATATCCGGGAATGCGGGTGGTACAGTTCGCCTTCGACGGCGATCCCCGGAACCCTCACTTGCCGGAGAACTACCCCGAGCACACGGTCGCGTATACGGGGACGCACGACAACGACACCATTGTCGGGTGGTGGTCGACCGCCTCCCCGGCCGAGCGGGAAGTGGCGAGGCAGAGGTGGAGATCGTCCGAGCTGCCCGTGCACGAAGCTTTCATCGACCTCGTTTTTCGTTCTCCGGCGCGGATCGCGATCGTGCCTTTGCAGGACGTTCTCGGGCTGGGCAGCGAAGCCCGCATGAATACGCCCGGCACGAGCGAGAACAACTGGACGTGGCGCCTGCGCGAAGGACAGCCGGGACCCGAGGATGCCGAGCGGCTCCGCAGGCTGACCTGTGATGCGGGTCGCTGTCGCGATCGCTGAGGCACCGGGGTCGGGGAACGCCCGGCGAACACAATGTAAGGGAGGCGTACCCACGTGAACGATCGAGTGGTTCTGGTGACCGGCGGCGCCGGCAACGTTGGGAGGGCCGTGACCAGCGCGTTCCTGCACGCGGGTGCGCGCGTGGCCGTGCCGCTCTATCGAACCGATCAGGAGGGCACGCTCGAGCGGTTGGCCCGTGAGCATGCAGGTAGACTGCACACGTTCGGGATCGATCTGACCACCGAACGCGGGGCGGAGCAGGCCGTACGGCAGGTGTTGGAGTGGGGCGGGCGCATCGACGCCGTCGCGCACATGATTGGCGGGTATAGCGGCGGAGTCCGGCTGGCGGAGACGCCGGTCGAAGAGTGGGACCGGATGATGGACCTGAATGTGAAGTCGGCCTGGTTGGTCTCGCGCTTCGTGCTCCCGCGCGTGGTCGAGCAGGGTGGGGGATCGCTCGTATTCGTGTCCTCACGCGCAGCGGTCCGAGGCCGCGCGAATCACGGTGCGTACGCGGTGGCGAAGTCGGCGCTGATCACCCTGGCGGAGGCGATCGCGGAGGAGTACGGGATGGAGGGCGTGCGCGCGAACGTCGTGCTTCCCGGGACCGTCGACACTCCGCAGAACCGCCGCGCCATGCCCGACGCCGACCACTCTCGCTGGACGCCACCCGAGCAGATCGCAGACGTGATCGTCTTCCTGGCGTCGCCAACCTCGGCGGCGATCAACGGCGCCGCAATTCCGGTCTACGGACGGAGTTGAGGCGTCCTTTTACCCTCGAGCAAGGAGGCAAGGTTGAACGGGAAACCCTGGATGGTACCGGCTCTGGCATTGCTCCTGGGTGCGTGCGGCGGCGACGCGGCGGACACCGAAATGGCTGGGGCCGACAGCGCGCAGGTGGAGGAAGGGATGGCGCCGACCCCGACAACGGAGGACCAGATGGGCGCGATGGCCACCGCCGTGGCGATGACGGCCTTGGGTGGCGGTACGGCCACCGGCGAGGCGATCCTGACTCCGAGCGGGTCCGGTACCGAGGTGAACGTGACGCTCAACGGGCTGGAGGCGAACTCCACGCACCCCGGCCACATTCACCAGGGTACCTGTGACTCCGTCGGCTCGGTAGTCGCGCCGCTCTCGGAGATCACCGCCGACGCCTCTGGTACCGGAAGCATGACGACGACGGTGGAGCTCGGTGCCGATAGCCTCTTCGCCGGGAACTACATCGTCGTCTACCACGACCCGGGCGGAACGCCGATGGTCTGTGGCCAGGTGGAAGAGCACGTGATGTGAGGTGGGGCCTCAGTATCGGCGCAGCTCCTCGATGACCGTTGCCACCTCCTCCGCCTCGGGCAGAATCGCTCGCTCGAGGCGGGGGGCGTAGGCGACCCAGGTGTCGAGAGAGGCCACCCGGCGCACGGGGGCGTCCAGCCAGGGGAAGAGCTCGTCGGCGATGCGCGCCGCAAACTCGGCCCCGATGCCCCACGACAGAGCGTCCTCGTGCACGATCATCACCCGGTTGGTCTTCCTCACGGAGGCCGCGATGGTCTCCATGTCGAAGGGGTTGAGCGAGCGCAGGTCGATCACTTCTGTCGATATCCCCGAACGCTCCTCGACCATCCGGGCGGCCTGCAACGAGCGCTGCACCAGGGCGCCGCAGGTCACGACGGTCACGTCGCTTCCCTCCCGCACCACCTTCGCCTTGCCGAAGGGAATCATGTACTCGGGCCCCGGATAAGGGCTCTTGTTGTAGACCTGGCGATAGAGGTGCTTGTGCTCCAGGAAGATGACCGGATCGTCGCAGCGGATCGCGGTGCGGAGCAGGCCCGCCGCGTCCAGCGCGGTGGCCGGGAGCACCACCCGTAGCCCCGGGCAGTGCGCAAAGATCGACTCGCCCGTCTGCGAGTGGTAGATCGCCCCGCCCTTGAGGTAGCCCCCGTAGGTGACGCGGATCACCATCGGGCTGCTCCAGAGGTTGTTGGAGCGGTAGCGGAGCGTCGCGACCTCGTCCCGGATCTGCATCATGGCGGGCCAGATGTAGTCGAAGAACTGGATCTCGACTACGGGTTTGAAGCCGCGCACCGCCATGCCGTAGGCGCGTCCCACGATGTTCGCCTCGGCCAGCGGCGAGTTGAAGACGCGCGTCGATCCGAACTCGCGTTGCAGACCCGCCGTCACCTTGAAAACGCCCCCCTTACCCTGTACTCGATCGAGGATCTCCTCGTGCGAGCAGTCGGCGACGTCCTGGCCGAAGATCACTACCCGCGGGTCGCGACGCATCTCGTCCCGCAACGTCGCATTGATGAGATCGACCATCGTGGTCTCGCTCCCCTGGAAGCGAGGCTCGTCTTCCGTGTCGAACTCGGGTGCGGTGGGGGGGCGGTCGGGTGAGTAGAGGAAGTCCAGCGCCGTGGAGGGATCGGGTTGTTCGGCCGCGAGCGCCTGGTCCGTCGCGGCGTTGACCTCCTCGCGCACCTCCCGTTCGATCGCGTCGAGCTCCTCGCGCGAGACCCCGTACTCCTCCATCAGGAGCGTGGCGGTCCGCACGATCGGGTCGCGAGCCGCCTCGGCCTCACGCATCTCGGCCGTCTTGTAGAAGCGCTCGTCGTCGGAGAGCGAGTGTGAGTACGGACGGATCACGTGGGCGTGGACGAAGGCGGGCCCCCGCCTGCCGCGGGCCCATTCGACCGCACGTTTCATCGTCTGATGGCTCTCGACGATATCGGTGCCGTCGCACTCCATCACCAGCAGGTTGGGGAAGCTACGCACCAGCCGGGAGATGCTGCCGCCCGCCGTGTTGACCTCCACGGGGACAGAGATCGCGTACCCGTTGTCCTGGATGACGTAGACAACGGGAAGCGAAAGGTTGCAGGCGGTGTTCAGGCTCTCCCAGAACTCCCCCTCCGAGGTGGTGCCGTCGCCCCCGCTCACGAAGACCACCTCGTCGTCGCGCGCGCGGGTCGCCCGGACCAGCTCCTCGTCCCCCAGCGAGCCGGCCCTGACGCCCGCTTCGGCCGTGCCCACGGCCTGGAGGAACTGGGTGCCGGTCGGAGAAGAGGTGGAGACGATGTTCAGGTCGGGCCGCCCCCAGTGTGAGGGCATCTGACGACCACCCGAGGAGGGGTCCGAAGCCGCCGCCACCGCTTGGAGCAGGTGGTCGAGCGCCGTCATTCCCACCTGTAGAGAAAACGCGCGGTCCCGATAATAGAAATAGAACCAGTCGACTCCCGGGATGGCCTGGCCCCCGGCCGCGACCTGGATCGCTTCGTGGCCGGCGCCGGAGATCTGGAAGAAGATGCGGTTCTGCCGCTTGAGCTGGATCTCCTTGTCGTCCAGGCGGCGCGACAGGACCATGCAGCGGTAGTACCCCAGAAGGGTCTCCCGATCGAGGGTCGGCTCGGTCTGAGGCTCGGTTTGAGTCGCCATTTCGCTTTCCTGGCATGGGGGATCGGGAGGCGTTTCTTTCTCCCGTCCCGTCAGGGCTGCTGTGGTTAGTATACCAGCGCCGGCGGGGCCCGGCCAGGCTGCCCCGGTGCGCGGAACGGCCTGGAGCCGAAAGGTCCGGGCCACCGCTCCGCGGGTGGAAGTGTATGTGTTTCGCGCGCTTCAAGGCGCGTCAGTGTTCCCTCGGCAGTGCCTCGGGAGGGGCTATGCTCAGACTCCTTCTCGTCTGCGGTCTGCTCGTCGTGGTGGCGAGTCCCACCGCGCGGGCATGGATCCGTCCTCACCTCGCTCCCATCCTGAATCCGGCCTACGAGTGGTCCGTGCGTTCCAGGGTGAGTGAGATCGCGCGAACGATCGAGGCGGAGAGGGCGGCCAACCACGAAATTCCGATGGTGGGGCCGATTCCCGACTTCGTGCGCCGCCACTATTTCCAGAAGGACAGCCATCTGGATCCCTGGGGTACCCCGTACCACCTGCTCCAGACCGCGGACGGCCTCCAGGTGGCTTCCGCCGGCCCCGACCGTCAGATCGGGACGGAGGACGATATCCTGTCGCCCCCGGTGGGGAAGGAGGAGGCGGCGGGGAGGTTGGGGGAGACAAGGTGACAAGGTGACGGGGTGACGGAACGGGTGACAAGGTGGAGGGCGTGGCAGGGCGGCGATCTGAGTCAGGGGTGGTTGCACCTAGAAGCGCCCAGCCCGAAGGCGAGCGTTCCGACAGCCCGCATGCTGACGGTTTGCCAACCAGAGGCCTTTCGCCTGCCAGCCCGCTTCAGCCGTTCACCCTGTCACCTTGTCACCTTGTCACCCCCTCACGCCCCGCCCTACCTTCGCTGCTCGCAACTGCAACGGAGGAGACATGCTCAAGGTCGGGCTGACGGGGAACATCGCGGCCGGCAAGTCGACGGTGGTGGATGTCTGGCGAGAGCTGGGAGCCAGGGTGGTCGACGCGGACGAGCTCGCGCGCCGGGCGGTGGAACCGGGCAGTCCGGGGCTGCGACGGATCGTCGAGCGTTGGGGGACAGGCGTGCTGAACGCCGCCGGTGAGCTGGATCGGGCCGCGATGCGCGCCCGTGTGTTCTCCGACCCGGCGGCGCGCAGCGAGTTGGAATCCATCATTCACCCCTTCGTCGCCGCGGCGCGCGACGCCGAGTTCGCCGCGGCGGAACGCGAGGGCGACCCGGTGGTGGTCGCCGATATCCCTCTGCTCTTCGAGGTGGGGCGAGAAAAGGAGTTCGACCTCGTGGTCCTGGTCGACGCCCCGGAGGCGGTCCGCCGAGAGCGGCTGGTGCGCGACCGCGGACTCGACCCGGTGGAGGCCGACCGCATGATCGCGGCACAGATGCCCGCCACCGAGAAGCGCCCCCGCGCGGATATCATCATCGACAACGCCGGATCGCTGGAAGCGCTACGAAACCGCGCACGCGAGGCCTGGAGCGAGATCCTGCGTCGGGCAGGGGAGGGGAAGTGAACGTGGGGGAGGCCCGCATCCGGGTGGACATGCACACCCACACGCGCCGCTCCTTCGACTGCCTCACTACCCCCGAACGCTACCTCGACGCCCTCCGAGCTCGCGGGATCCATCGCGCCTTCGTCACCGATCACAACGCCATTGACGGCGCCCTGGAGATGTACGCCCGGGCGCCGGACCTCATCCTGGTCGGCGAGGAGGTGAAGACCCGCGAGGGGTTCGACCTGATCGGCCTCTTCCTCCGCGAGCTGATCCCCCGCGGTACGCCCGCCCGTGAGGTCGCCGAGCGGATCCGGGATCAGGGCGGAGTCGTCTACCTTCCCCACCCCTTCGACGTGGGCCGCTCGGGCGCCGGGGAGGCGCACGCCGATCGCCTGGCCGACCTCATCGATGTGGTCGAGGTCCACAACGCCCGCTGCTTCCGCGCCGCGACCAACGCCCGGGCCCTCGCCTGGGCGACCGCGAAAGGGAAGCTGCCGGGCGCTGGCTCAGACGCCCACACCGCCGCCGAGCTCGGCAACGGCTTCGTCGAGATGCCCCCCTTCGAACCCACCCGCGAAAGCTTCCTTGCCGCCCTCGCCCGGGGCGAGATCGGCCGCCGCACCCTCGCCGGCCCCTGGGTGAGGATCGCGTCCACGTACGCGAAGGCGCACAAGCGCATCTTCGGGGTGTGATTATGAATTACGAATTACGAATTACGAATTACGAATTACGAATTACGAATTACGAATTACGGAGCCGTTGCGAACGGCAGAGGTCACAAAGGTAAGCCCAGCGGACGCGCGGAACACCGCCCTTTCCTCTATTGTGAGCTCTGCGGTTTGCCGTAATTCGTAATTCATAATTCGTAATTCATAATTGCAGTCCTATTCCGCTTCCTGCGCAATCGCCAGGTATTCGAGCAGTTGCTCGCTGGTGAGCTGGTGCAGTTGTCGCGCGATGGAGGCGAACTGGGTCGGGATCGGGTCGGAGCCTTTGCGCACGAGGTCCGGGTCGATGTCGATCGTCCAGGCGGGGAGCTCCACGTCGCCGGTCGGGTCGATCCATTCCAGCGAGTGGAAGACCAGCGTCGCGCCCAGCTCGGAGGGTTCGTCCACGTAGGGAGCGACCTCCGCTTCGACCAGGTAGAGTTGATTGCCCTGCTGGACCGTGCGGAAGCCGAACGCCATGCCGAGTGTTCCTTCCCCCTCTTCGTCGTGATGGTGTTCGTGATGAAGGTGTTGATCGTTTGTCATCTCTCTTCCCGGTTCAGGGGTGGAACTGCTCGCTAGCCCGGTGATCAGCGTCGGCGGCGATTCCCTTGGCCACGCTCCCTTCTCCTGCGTCCTCTCGATTCGGTGCGTCCCTTCTCGTCGTGCTCGCCCTGCTCGTCCCGCGAGGTGCCCTTCCGCCCGGTCGCTGGGCCTGTTGGCCGCGGACCCGCTCGCTCCCGTCGTCCTGATCGCTTCCCACGGCGCGGTCCGCGCCCCTCCTCCGCGCCGCCCCGCCCGCGTCGCTCCGGTCGTTCACGCACGAGCAGCCCCTCCTGGCGCAGATCCACGCGTGGGCGGGCGGCGAGCTCTCTGGCCTCCTGCAGAGAGGTTGCCCGCAGCGCTTCACGCTTGCCGCGGAGAACGGTCCAGTGCAGCGGCCGGTCGAGCTGCGGAACGTCGTCGTTGTCGATCCGCTGGAGCAGTTTCTCGGGTACGCGCACCCGGACAACCGCCGTTCCTTCCTCGATTGCATAGTCCAGCGGCCATTCCTCGCCGCTGAGCTCCAGGGTATCGGGGAGGGCGAGCCAGCGCTGCCGTTCTTCGGGCGTGGCCCATTCGTCCGGGTCGATCTTCAGGTCCGCTTCGAGGAACTCCGCGTAGGAGCCGACCCCCTGCAGCTTCGCCAGGAAGTACTGGCGGAGCGCTTCCTCGGACACCTCCCGGGTGGCTCCTCCGGAGCGCCGGTAAACCTCGCGGAGCTCTCGCACCCGCTCCCGATTCTCTCGCACGTCGCGGTGGTATGCCACCCCCGCCGCCATGGCCGTAGCGAGCGCCCCCCGGGCCGCCTCCGCGAGATTCTCGGGGAACTCCGTGATCGGCTGCTCTTCGGAGTCCAGCTCGAAGCCCTGGTAGCTGCGGACCGATCGGGCGCGCAGCGGAGCGCGACGATGCCCGGGATCGTAAACAACCTCGACCTCCCCGCGTTCGGCGAACTCCCACAGCAGCTCGTACGGGATCTGGGTGCCCTCGATGGACCCGCGTGCGCGGCCAAAGCGATCGGAAAAGTAGCGCAGGTCTCCCATCACCGCGCCCCAGCGGCCGCAGACGCTGGTGGGCGACACCCGCACCTGCTCTCCCCAGCTCGTTTCCTCGTCGATCACCAGGGCGAAAGGGGCAACCCGCGCGAGGAGCCGCTGCCACTCTCGCTCCAGTTTGCGGGTCAGTCGCGGGAAGCGCGCCGGCAGTTCCAGGTCCATGGACCGGTAGATGGAGGCGATCCCCAGCGCCGCGTCTTCGATCGAGCGGACCAGCACGCCCCGCTCGTCGGCCCACTCGGTGAGCGCGGTCTCGTCGAACAGATGCCGCGGCAGTCCGTACACGGTTCCCAGCGAGCCGCACTGCTCCAGCGCGTCCTGATAGAGCTGATACGCGGTGAGATGGTCGCTGCCGGGCACGACATAGGCCCCGATGTACCGGTCGGCCCGGGTCATCCGATGAAGGGACTCGATCGACGCGCAGGTGGCGACGACAGGCACGAGCTCCGACGGACCCTGGACCAGCAGCTCACCC
The DNA window shown above is from Longimicrobiaceae bacterium and carries:
- the treS gene encoding maltose alpha-D-glucosyltransferase: MPGSDSLWYKDAVFYELHVKAFQDSNGDGIGDFRGLIDRLDYLQDLGIDVIWLLPFYPSPLRDDGYDIADYYGVNPQYGTIDDFQRFLDEAHQRDLKVIADLVLNHTSDQHPWFQRARRSPRGSPERNFYVWSDDDTRYSGARIIFTDSEPSNWTWDPVAEQYYWHRFFAHQPDLNWDNPVVKERMFEVMEYWLDRGLDGFRCDAVPYLIEREGTNCENLPETHQILKEFRARMDAKYPNRILLAEANQWPDDVRPYFGDGDEFHMAFHFPLMPRIFMAVRQGLRRPIVEIIERTPEIPPQCQWCMFLRNHDELTLEMVTDEERDYMYREYAADPRMRINLGIRRRLAPLMDNDRRKIELLNSILFTMPGSPIIYYGDELGMGDNIYVGDRDGVRTPMQWSPDRNAGFSRAEAARLYLPVIIDSVYGYQAINVEAQQRSPFSLLNWMKRLIQVRKQHQAFGRGSIEFLEPSNPHVLAYVREYEGDAILVVNNLAGTAQMVQLELPRFRGCVPVEMLGHTEFLQIDESPYALTLSPYGFFWFSLRRVPAPGEKEEEVIARTWSEQDAELLEHTASVAGIVGSIPIEWLRAQRWFRGKAREVVGIELADHVLLRPDNGPPTLLAFIRVRYAEEDPEIYTLALSIRAPAAGIEPLLTISVGSREVKFYDALQDPDSVLMLVDLVESTGKLATSKGSLQGTPTEALNRLVGSRLPVRLMSAEQSNTSVILGERLLLKVFRKLEDGINPDLEISTYLQEHTGFQAHPTLAGWIGYEGEQNAPLAGLFEFVENTGDAWAYTRKNLDRFFQAASRSAADPLSPLGREALRRMSGEYLDAARNLGELTGEMHQALASGEGGDPDFDPEPIGPDDVARWSEEFVRHVDDILSAVGRRLEAIPGVFPPHVLNALAAVVNEAPNYRELGRDIELLHAAGLVKTRYHGDFHLGQLLRVAGESPLRWVVTDFEGEPGRPLATRRSKHSPLRDVAGMLRSFDYAVRTAIVDHLTDSILVRSTLENWAEAWLREVRATFLAAYRQETEGAPFVPEDSEHLRRILRVFELEKAIYELGYEMNNRPDWIWVPVAGIRELTGGMV
- the malQ gene encoding 4-alpha-glucanotransferase, which codes for MNSSGARRSGLPLLDDGRLSGVLLHPTSLPAPGGVGNIGAAAHRFIEWLAAAGQSFWQILPLVDTDEGGSPYNGLSAVAGNTVLIDLQELVIEGLLDPGELEEDHPASDTVDYPAVMRQKGKLLGLAFRRLRSLPWHRLHLPLREYRARQAHWIEDYALFRSLRDRDGAPWTGWRPELRGRQADALRAAREELEEEIARCVFQQFLFDRQWAAVRTHAHENGIAIIGDIPIFVAHDSADVWAHQDLFRLDSDGHPTVVSGVPPDYFSKTGQRWGNPLFNWDVMRGSGYAWWIERFRRTLEWVDVVRIDHFRGFQAYWEIPAEEETAVHGAWKEGPGAEFFRAMQQRLGAVPVIAEDLGLITPEVDALRTELGYPGMRVVQFAFDGDPRNPHLPENYPEHTVAYTGTHDNDTIVGWWSTASPAEREVARQRWRSSELPVHEAFIDLVFRSPARIAIVPLQDVLGLGSEARMNTPGTSENNWTWRLREGQPGPEDAERLRRLTCDAGRCRDR
- a CDS encoding SDR family oxidoreductase, which gives rise to MNDRVVLVTGGAGNVGRAVTSAFLHAGARVAVPLYRTDQEGTLERLAREHAGRLHTFGIDLTTERGAEQAVRQVLEWGGRIDAVAHMIGGYSGGVRLAETPVEEWDRMMDLNVKSAWLVSRFVLPRVVEQGGGSLVFVSSRAAVRGRANHGAYAVAKSALITLAEAIAEEYGMEGVRANVVLPGTVDTPQNRRAMPDADHSRWTPPEQIADVIVFLASPTSAAINGAAIPVYGRS
- a CDS encoding dehydrogenase E1 component subunit alpha/beta encodes the protein MATQTEPQTEPTLDRETLLGYYRCMVLSRRLDDKEIQLKRQNRIFFQISGAGHEAIQVAAGGQAIPGVDWFYFYYRDRAFSLQVGMTALDHLLQAVAAASDPSSGGRQMPSHWGRPDLNIVSTSSPTGTQFLQAVGTAEAGVRAGSLGDEELVRATRARDDEVVFVSGGDGTTSEGEFWESLNTACNLSLPVVYVIQDNGYAISVPVEVNTAGGSISRLVRSFPNLLVMECDGTDIVESHQTMKRAVEWARGRRGPAFVHAHVIRPYSHSLSDDERFYKTAEMREAEAARDPIVRTATLLMEEYGVSREELDAIEREVREEVNAATDQALAAEQPDPSTALDFLYSPDRPPTAPEFDTEDEPRFQGSETTMVDLINATLRDEMRRDPRVVIFGQDVADCSHEEILDRVQGKGGVFKVTAGLQREFGSTRVFNSPLAEANIVGRAYGMAVRGFKPVVEIQFFDYIWPAMMQIRDEVATLRYRSNNLWSSPMVIRVTYGGYLKGGAIYHSQTGESIFAHCPGLRVVLPATALDAAGLLRTAIRCDDPVIFLEHKHLYRQVYNKSPYPGPEYMIPFGKAKVVREGSDVTVVTCGALVQRSLQAARMVEERSGISTEVIDLRSLNPFDMETIAASVRKTNRVMIVHEDALSWGIGAEFAARIADELFPWLDAPVRRVASLDTWVAYAPRLERAILPEAEEVATVIEELRRY
- a CDS encoding type II secretion system protein GspG, yielding MLRLLLVCGLLVVVASPTARAWIRPHLAPILNPAYEWSVRSRVSEIARTIEAERAANHEIPMVGPIPDFVRRHYFQKDSHLDPWGTPYHLLQTADGLQVASAGPDRQIGTEDDILSPPVGKEEAAGRLGETR